From a single Brassica napus cultivar Da-Ae chromosome C9, Da-Ae, whole genome shotgun sequence genomic region:
- the LOC106394487 gene encoding proline-rich receptor-like protein kinase PERK12, with product MKIGVSEPERCGCDTCVQHRTFITQETEPSKVNGSSVPVSSGPVEALGSTSDQSSGTETPPLAPPPPPPVTTSVNPEPAQSVDDAHGDASSKSSPVQTSSPPTTIFSFPPVSSQPARDLVPTGSLPGPSIGCSLPGPFIGFPSPFPTSGPSISSSSCQAFVTNLVGSRLSRWGPPVQAPPF from the coding sequence ATGAAGATTGGTGTTTCTGAGCCAGAGCGTTGCGGTTGCGACACGTGTGTCCAGCATCGCACTTTCATTACTCAAGAAACCGAACCGAGCAAAGTGAATGGCTCATCGGTTCCTGTTAGTTCCGGACCAGTTGAAGCTCTTGGTTCCACCTCAGATCAGAGTTCCGGAACAGAGACTCCACCActcgctcctcctcctcctcctcctgtcaCCACATCGGTTAATCCTGAACCGGCGCAGTCTGTTGATGATGCTCATGGCGATGCATCCTCGAAATCATCTCCAGTTCAAACTTCTTCACCACCAACAACCATATTCAGTTTCCCTCCTGTTAGTTCCCAACCAGCGCGAGATCTTGTTCCCACCGGTTCATTGCCAGGTCCTTCTATTGGTTGTTCATTGCCAGGTCCTTTTATTGGTTTTCCATCTCCCTTTCCTACTTCCGGACCATCTATATCCTCCTCGTCATGCCAAGCTTTTGTCACCAACCTTGTCGGTTCCAGACTATCTAGATGGGGACCACCAGTGCAAGCTCCTCCTTTTTAG